The genomic interval CGAGTCCCGGTCGCGGTCGACGGTCTCGGTGAACCGCTCGTGGACCGGACCGTGGCCGGGGTAGACGGTTCCGACGTCGAGCGCGTCGAGTCGGTCGAGTGCGGTCCGAAACGCGTCGATGGCGTCCTCGACCCCACGGTCGAGACCCGCGTGGAGCACCACCGGCCGGAACGGTTCGATGGCCATGTCGCCCGCGAGGAGGGCGCGCTCGTCGGGCAGGTAGAAACAGCAGTGGTCGGCCTGGTGGCCGGGCGTGTGGGCCGCTTCGACGGTCGTTCCCGCGACGTCGAAGCGGTCGCCGTCTTCGACCCAGGTGTCGACGGCCTCGACGGGGAGCAGGTCGCGACTTCGGTGGAGCGACCCGACGGCCATCTCGACGGCGTGCTCGACCGCCGCGTCGTCGAGTCCGGCGCGGGTCGCGGTGGTTCGAACGGTCGCCGCGAGGTCGTCGGGGTCGCGGTCGAACCGGTCGCGGACGCTCGCGGGCGCGTAGACGTGTGGGTCGGCGGCCTTAACGACGCGTTGAACCTGTCCGACGTGGTCGACGTGCGGGTGCGTGAGCAGGAGGTGGGTGACGTCGGAGAGGTCCTCGTCGAGTGCCCCGAACGCCTCACTGAGCGCGGTTTCACCGCCCTCGTCGGGCGTCACGGCGTCGACGAGTGCGAGCGACGCTCCGCCGGCCCCGTCGGGGTCGAGGAGGTACGCGGCGACGTGGCCCGGTGGCCAGTCGACCGATGCTTCGATGCGGTGGACGCGGCCGGTCATCGAGCGAAGCGTCGGCACGGAGCGCGAAAAGGTCCCTGATGCGGGATGGGAACTGCCGGAAACCACCAACTACCCCGCTGGTTGTGTGCGACTAACTATTGACCGAAGGGAATAGATACGAGACATGCAACGGCGACGGTACCTCGCAGTGTGTGGCACCGCAGCAGCGGGTCTGCTTGCAGGCTGCAATCAGACCGGTGGCTCCTCCCCCGGAAACAACGAGACCGTAGAAGGAGAGGCGCAGTTCAACAACATCATC from Halomarina salina carries:
- a CDS encoding MBL fold metallo-hydrolase; protein product: MTGRVHRIEASVDWPPGHVAAYLLDPDGAGGASLALVDAVTPDEGGETALSEAFGALDEDLSDVTHLLLTHPHVDHVGQVQRVVKAADPHVYAPASVRDRFDRDPDDLAATVRTTATRAGLDDAAVEHAVEMAVGSLHRSRDLLPVEAVDTWVEDGDRFDVAGTTVEAAHTPGHQADHCCFYLPDERALLAGDMAIEPFRPVVLHAGLDRGVEDAIDAFRTALDRLDALDVGTVYPGHGPVHERFTETVDRDRDSLDRMLDRTVESVADGATTVEEVADRRARDRGIEYIVAEVVAALTHLDATGRLESTVVDGVRRYETS